A window of Phoenix dactylifera cultivar Barhee BC4 unplaced genomic scaffold, palm_55x_up_171113_PBpolish2nd_filt_p 001071F, whole genome shotgun sequence contains these coding sequences:
- the LOC103723007 gene encoding disease resistance protein RGA2-like isoform X2 — translation MREVNHTNGPSALDAPFQHDLLRRIKMVMERSDEINKDRVTLCLREEEGVRRAETNIRRSTSSLADLSEIYGREDDKNRIVNALLSADGESDNHAIPVVSIVAMGGMGKTTLAKLVYNDKRVEQHFQVRSWVWVSEVYDEIRLTRAIIESVTDQICNLRNPDELQDELSRVLSGKRFLLVLDDIWNEDPIHWETLQASLISGAKGSRVMITTRYENAASIMGAQPFLRLGGLGRSDCWALFCRHAFYGYQAAASPSLIAIGWKIVEKCKGVPLMVKTLGGLLSSETSEENWDEILTSDVWDLDEGERAS, via the coding sequence ATGCGCGAGGTAAATCATACCAACGGTCCTTCAGCATTAGATGCTCCATTCCAGCATGACTTGTTGAGGAGGATAAAGATGGTTATGGAGAGGTCTGATGAGATTAACAAAGATCGAGTTACACTCTGCTTGAGGGAGGAAGAAGGTGTCAGGAGAGCTGAAACCAACATTAGACGGTCCACGAGCTCATTAGCAGATCTCTCAGAAATATATGGTAGAGAGGATGATAAGAACAGGATAGTGAATGCACTGTTGTCAGCTGATGGTGAGTCTGATAACCACGCTATACCTGTTGTTTCTATTGTTGCCATGGGTGGGATGGGCAAGACAACCCTTGCTAAGCTTGTCTATAACGATAAGAGAGTGGAACAACATTTTCAAGTAAGGTCATGGGTCTGGGTGTCTGAAGTTTATGATGAGATTAGGCTGACAAGAGCAATTATCGAGTCTGTAACTGATCAAATATGCAACCTCAGGAATCCTGATGAACTTCAGGATGAACTGAGCAGAGTACTTTCAGGGAAGAGGTTTCTGCTTGTATTAGATGATATTTGGAACGAGGATCCGATCCATTGGGAAACACTACAAGCATCCTTAATTAGTGGAGCAAAAGGGAGCCGAGTCATGATCACCACCCGATACGAgaatgcagcatcgatcatgggCGCACAGCCGTTTCTTCGCTTAGGTGGTTTGGGGAGAAGTGATTGCTGGGCCTTGTTCTGCCGGCATGCATTCTATGGCTACCAAGCTGCTGCCTCACCAAGCCTGATAGCAATTGGTTGGAAGATTGTGGAGAAGTGCAAAGGTGTGCCTTTGATGGTGAAGACACTTGGGGGTCTCTTATCTTCTGAAACCAGTGAAGAAAACTGGGATGAGATTTTGACGAGCGATGTATGGGATCTGGACGAGGGTGAAAGAGCATCCTGA
- the LOC103723007 gene encoding putative disease resistance RPP13-like protein 1 isoform X1 — protein sequence MERLVRMWVAQGFIHTEDTKEMEETGRAYVDDLLRRSLFQDPSHFDYKLNFTMHDLIHDLVKSIAGEECSIKEYAESQGITWNKYVRHLSILVSNELSVSFEQGEEHDALRSLLLHPGWRTIFRLERDFFAKPRLQHLRVLCLNRSGIAEVPDAIGNLKQLRYLGLSATRIKRLPESLCNLYNLQTLDLQFCNSLVELPRDIKHLINLRHLVIHNKFTAPSFVSFFFRGEKLMLPPGIGRLTRLQTLPLFAASGEERYAGIAELKDLNDLQGKLSIVDLHNITHDRIGEAKEAKLGLKERLSWLVLKWDNSMSFIGSRNEDDEVVLESLQPHTTIQRLEIEGYKWCRFPTWLGNPSFSNVVDIQLSHCVSLEQLPALGQLPSLKVLEVFSMQSLRRIGHELYGDTKVTFPSLQRLLLKMLPKWEEWLHVPEEGHAFPCLQNLAILKCPKITSLSLFGFTALKKLQIDQCEKLAVINGLDKCWSVLKQKHDQPYSESLRCGTCPDLEYLAEQRLPMALETLDITGCPSLIMS from the coding sequence ATGGAAAGACTGGTCAGGATGTGGGTAGCACAAGGTTTTATTCACACAGAGGATACCAAGGAGATGGAAGAAACAGGGCGTGCATATGTTGACGATCTACTAAGGAGGTCATTGTTTCAAGATCCATCTCACTTCGATTATAAGCTCAATTTCACAATGCATGATCTCATCCACGACCTGGTAAAATCCATAGCAGGAGAAGAATGTTCTATAAAAGAATATGCAGAATCACAAGGCATTACCTGGAATAAATATGTCCGCCATTTATCAATTCTTGTAAGCAATGAACTATCTGTGTCATTTGAGCAAGGTGAAGAGCATGATGCATTAAGGTCGCTCTTGCTACATCCAGGTTGGCGCACCATTTTTCGGCTCGAAAGAGATTTTTTCGCGAAGCCAAGATTGCAACATCTTCGAGTACTCTGTTTAAATCGCAGTGGAATCGCCGAGGTGCCAGATGCAATAGGCAACCTAAAACAATTGAGATATCTTGGCCTCTCTGCTACAAGGATTAAAAGGTTGCCAGAATCTTTGTGCAACCTGTATAACTTGCAGACGCTTGACCTCCAATTTTGCAACAGCCTTGTGGAGTTGCCAAGAGATATCAAGCATTTGATTAACCTGCGTCACCTTGTTATCCACAATAAATTTACTGCTCCAAGTTTTGTGAGTTTTTTTTTCCGGGGTGAGAAACTTATGTTACCACCAGGCATTGGAAGACTAACTAGACTCCAGACACTACCACTGTTCGCTGCGAGCGGAGAGGAAAGATATGCTGGGATCGCAGAACTGAAGGACTTGAATGATCTCCAAGGAAAGCTTTCCATAGTGGATCTCCATAACATAACGCATGACCGCATAGGTGAAGCCAAGGAGGCAAAACTAGGGCTCAAGGAACGCCTCAGCTGGTTGGTTCTAAAATGGGACAATTCTATGAGTTTTATTGGCTCAAGGAATGAGGATGATGAGGTGGTGCTTGAAAGTCTCCAGCCTCACACCACCATCCAGCGCCTCGAGATAGAAGGATACAAGTGGTGCAGATTTCCCACCTGGTTGGGGAATCCTTCCTTCTCAAATGTAGTAGATATACAGCTTTCACATTGTGTCAGCTTGGAGCAGCTCCCAGCTCTTGGCCAGCTTCCATCCCTCAAGGTTCTCGAAGTGTTCAGCATGCAGAGTTTGCGACGAATAGGCCATGAGCTCTATGGAGACACAAAGGTGACATTCCCCTCACTCCAAAGACTACTACTCAAAATGTTGCCAAAATGGGAAGAATGGTTGCATGTACCCGAAGAGGGACATGCATTTCCTTGCCTTCAGAATCTTGCAATCTTGAAATGTCCAAAAATTACATCGCTGTCTTTGTTCGGCTTTACTGCGCTGAAGAAGCTTCAGATAGATCAGTGCGAAAAGCTTGCAGTGATCAATGGTTTAGATAAGTGTTGGTCAGTGTTGAAACAGAAGCATGACCAgccatattcagaatctttaagATGTGGAACATGTCCAGACCTTGAATATTTGGCAGAGCAACGGTTACCGATGGCACTTGAGACTCTGGATATTACTGGATGCCCATCATTAATCATGTCGTGA